The region GCTCGAGGCGCGGATGGAACTGACGCTAGCAGAGGCACATCAAGGCAAAGCACCCGTAAAACACGCCTGCGGTAGCCAATACGACATAAAGCCACACACTACCCAGCTGGGAGAAGGTGCACAGACGCTACCATCGCCAGCAAATGCACACAGCCACCTACAAAGTACCTCCCTGGAGAAAGACCAAAATAGGCAGAGCCCAATATGGAAAACAGACAGAGACCAATGCCATCTGCTAGGAGAAGACCACAGACGCAACAGTCGTTAGCGGAGGCACAGGGCCGTCATACCACGCACAAACCGGCAAAGCGAGATGAGCAGTGTTCATCTTCACCTCCTTCCTATATCTTTCCCACAGCTTGACCTCTTCGCGTAACACCTCGTGGATTTCTCCCATTGCAGAGTCACATTCCTCTTTTTTAGGTACCTTGGATGAGTGGTGGATTATGGCTACTGTAGAATCATGTTAGGATGTGAGAATTTGAGTCCCAGCTCCATAGAGGATGAAATGTACCGTAAATAGAATCAAGTCTGGCAGATGTCACAAACAAAAACTAGCCTACTTGACTTCTGAAAGAGTACGGTGCCTTCCATCATGCGCTGATACATCATGGCCTGCTCCGCAGGGCAGGACGGGATCAGCTTATTTCCTTGCTCCTTGAACTGGTACTGTGATTAAAAGGACCAGCCCATGTTGGCCCATGCCAACAGTCTCAAATTTGTTGACTTGCGTGCAAAACATTTACCTCCAGGTACAAGCAGGCGCTTAAGGACTCGTTCAATATTCGCTCTCCATGTCTGAAGGCAGGAACCTAGAGCAAACATAAGACTTTTAAAGTATACACTGTACACAGTTTCAAGTGACATTTTAGGATAAGACCACAATGCACTGTAATTTTAACAGCTTCGTTTGAGTAATTTCACCCTAACGTCTTCAAGCAAACAAGGCAGGTTCCCGTTGAAATTCGGTGAACATATATAGTCTGATCCCTCTTTAAACTGAAATATGCAATTTTCTGAGTCTCCAGTTGCCCGTACTCATGTTGTTGTACTTTTATTAATGtgcattaaaaatgcatttctttTTAGGTCGATATAATGAACTTACTTGTCCTCTGGGGTTAATTGCCATGAGCTCTGGGGTTCTGTGTGCCATATTGGTGAGGGAGAGCCTTTTCTGGTGGTATCCATGCAGGTTCTTCTCCGCGAGAGCGATCATCACCATCCAGCACGGAGGAGACCCGGAGCACCACAGCAGAGACATGTTTTTGGCCATGGCTTCACTCTGGATAACTACGTGGAGCGTCAACGCTGACTAGTCTGTCACAGGTCAACACTTGGTTAGCTTGTTTGTGTGATCAAACAAATGGCACGCTTCATTTGTTATTCTATGATCtagtttttttgtgtgaagcaggctcaacattattttttttgttataatAGTGAAAACGGGGTGCAGGTTAAAACGTAATAAATCAGTTCATCTTTGGCAATGGCGCAAAAACTTTACTTGCATTTCTTTCAAAAAATGAAGAAAGGCACTCATCAACTTAAGACCTTTCTAGTTCTTATTAAACATTTGCTGTAAGCAAACATTTGTACTTACACAACATCACTTCAGGTGTGCCTGTGCTGTCAAAAtctcaagttctttttaatTACAGGGAGCTTAAGACTGTCACTCAAAAACCATTGTGGTTCTAGCTCAGGGATAGGCAACTAGCTTttaattgaagcaaaaaaaatgtatagaaaaaaatatacacacatacacttaTTGGACAAACTTCTTTCAGTCTATGAAACTATATGGAGTATACACATACTATTTACTTTCAGCTATAAGCTAAATATTAGTTCGGTACGTGCATTTGTGAGTTTACTCACTATTTTAGTCCCAGTTTAACTTGATAGCTCAATGTTGAACGTATTTAGCCGATTCAGCCGATTTGGGTCCGGAGCCGCACCAGTTCAAAGGCTGATGATGACCAAGGCAGGCTGAATAGTCCTGGCTCCAGAGTGCAATTTGAGGCGGAGCGCAATGCGGGGTGGACCTAAACGTTTGAATCCACCCACACGGCTaatcaccgtttttttttctttactcccgtttttttccatgtataatgcgcaaaatttaactaatttattgtcctaaaatctggggtgcgcattatacatggaaatatatggatatatatatatatattttttttttaagaaaatcatggtacaacaatttttgaagaaaatcttgtcaaagaaaagactcaacaataATTACAAGCTGAAAGAAAAACTTTATTCACTGTTTACAGATTGAAGAAAGAAGAGTCGATCTCCTACAAATTGGATCCTGTCTCTTTTGCTAGAACCAAATTCCTAAGCCACAAAATTAGCAAACACATATCTAAAAGCCTTTTAAATTCCTTTCTCAGTAAAAGTTACCCAGGGATATGTTTGTGTTTGCTCTGTTGCTGTATCGACAAATATTGTGG is a window of Syngnathus typhle isolate RoL2023-S1 ecotype Sweden linkage group LG1, RoL_Styp_1.0, whole genome shotgun sequence DNA encoding:
- the LOC133156516 gene encoding glutathione S-transferase A-like isoform X1, with the protein product MAKNMSLLWCSGSPPCWMVMIALAEKNLHGYHQKRLSLTNMAHRTPELMAINPRGQVPAFRHGERILNESLSACLYLEYQFKEQGNKLIPSCPAEQAMMYQRMMEGTVLFQKSIAIIHHSSKVPKKEECDSAMGEIHEVLREEVKLWERYRKESTGPFMSGKTFSLSDVSVFPSIAFLFYYRLSTERYPKVAEYYNLLKERTSIKNTWPPHWQFNPTGRALMKAI
- the LOC133156516 gene encoding glutathione S-transferase A-like isoform X2, yielding MAKNMSLLWCSGSPPCWMVMIALAEKNLHGYHQKRLSLTNMAHRTPELMAINPRGQVPAFRHGERILNESLSACLYLEYQFKEQGNKLIPSCPAEQAMMYQRMMEGTVLFQKSNCLQSVIRKWQNITTC